Proteins encoded in a region of the Clostridium beijerinckii genome:
- a CDS encoding ABC transporter ATP-binding protein, protein MSKNIIEMKDITKSFYIGTPNQLNILKGIDISVKEGEFVSIVGSSGSGKSTLMNIIGALDRATSGNYILDGTNINEISDNGLSEVRNKQIGFVFQTYNLIPRSSALKNVELPMLYYGMSKKDRRIRAEELLDLVGMKDRMSHQPNELSGGQKQRVAIARALANDPSIILADEPTGALDSATGRLVMDLFHKVHEQEGKTIVFITHNSELAEETERIITLKDGNIISEKKNDMYYKRFPKEDNVCL, encoded by the coding sequence TTGAGTAAAAATATAATAGAAATGAAAGACATTACAAAAAGCTTCTATATTGGAACTCCGAATCAATTAAATATTCTAAAAGGAATTGATATTAGTGTAAAAGAAGGAGAGTTTGTATCAATAGTTGGTTCATCTGGATCTGGAAAAAGTACATTAATGAATATTATAGGTGCACTTGATAGAGCAACTTCTGGGAACTATATTTTAGATGGTACAAATATTAATGAAATATCTGATAATGGGTTATCGGAAGTAAGAAATAAACAAATAGGTTTTGTATTTCAGACATATAATCTAATTCCAAGAAGTTCAGCTTTGAAGAATGTGGAATTGCCAATGCTTTATTATGGAATGAGTAAAAAAGATAGGAGAATACGTGCAGAAGAACTTTTAGATCTTGTTGGAATGAAAGATAGAATGTCTCATCAACCAAATGAACTGTCAGGAGGACAAAAACAGAGAGTAGCTATTGCTAGAGCATTAGCTAATGATCCAAGCATAATACTTGCGGATGAGCCAACAGGTGCCCTTGATTCAGCAACTGGAAGGTTAGTTATGGATTTATTCCATAAGGTTCATGAACAGGAAGGTAAAACTATTGTATTTATAACCCATAATAGCGAACTTGCGGAGGAAACAGAAAGAATTATAACTTTGAAGGATGGAAATATAATATCTGAGAAAAAGAATGATATGTATTATAAAAGATTTCCAAAAGAGGACAACGTATGTTTATAA
- a CDS encoding VTT domain-containing protein, with product MSKLFKGIVIVFWISILFVFFKYQLYSDGVNKIIFFLNTYGKFSAILFFIIASLRIFTLIPCTIFIIIGGILFNPYEAFILTATANLLSEILLFFFARLTFGMSYQNKIVNKYPKIYNMIKKNNVQLLALGVSSPVVPTDIICFFSVLAEISFIKYTLTIFFADTPIILLYTFLGISIKYSLYVFAVMLFIVILVNYFNFKKWSNQAN from the coding sequence ATGAGTAAGTTATTCAAAGGTATTGTTATTGTATTTTGGATATCAATCTTATTTGTTTTTTTTAAGTATCAATTATATAGTGATGGAGTTAATAAGATAATATTTTTTTTAAATACATATGGAAAATTCAGTGCAATTTTATTTTTCATAATTGCATCGCTAAGAATTTTCACACTAATTCCTTGTACAATTTTTATAATTATTGGCGGAATATTATTTAATCCATATGAAGCATTTATTTTAACTGCAACAGCGAATTTATTAAGTGAGATTCTATTATTTTTCTTTGCAAGACTTACGTTTGGAATGAGTTACCAAAATAAAATAGTAAATAAATATCCCAAAATATACAACATGATTAAAAAAAATAATGTGCAACTTCTAGCTTTAGGGGTATCTTCTCCAGTTGTACCCACAGACATTATTTGTTTCTTTTCTGTATTAGCTGAAATTAGCTTTATTAAATATACTTTAACAATATTTTTTGCAGATACACCAATAATTCTACTTTATACATTTTTAGGAATTAGTATAAAGTATTCGTTATATGTATTTGCTGTTATGCTTTTTATTGTCATACTAGTTAATTATTTTAATTTTAAAAAATGGAGTAACCAAGCTAATTAA
- a CDS encoding ABC transporter permease, with product MFIKENIMLAVAGLKSNKMRALLTMLGIIIGIASVIGVVSVGNAMTSSLTSSMSSMGATNITVNVQEKSSMTSTLNSPNSNSSSSKGTNNSNSKNSGSKNSNKNSQNNSGGAQPGGGAPPGGGGVPGAGAMRASSGGGMPPGGSGRQGKSSSTAKDIDLMTMEQINDLQENFSDEISSLSVSENGSSGKVKNDSTYANISTVGTNVGYKDVKNLEMAEGRYLSQNDIDGAKDVAVVSDKLASKIFGTNVDPINQDIKVYTSNAIYTYTIVGVYKYKASGGNRTTSDENLTTDLYIPVTVTKKTATNKNYQTFQIKAKDDVNVQSFTNELSDYLSKLYAKNAKFEAQASNMESMLESMTSMMTTVAVAISAIAGISLVVGGIGVMNIMLVSVTERTREIGTRKALGAKSSHIKMQFIVESIIICSIGGILGILLGLGAGAIGSKAMGYATTVSPLVILISFSFSMFIGVFFGYYPAKKAAELDPIEALRYE from the coding sequence ATGTTTATAAAAGAAAATATAATGCTTGCAGTTGCAGGCCTTAAATCTAATAAAATGAGGGCACTACTTACAATGCTCGGAATAATAATAGGGATAGCATCAGTAATTGGTGTTGTTTCAGTGGGAAATGCAATGACCTCTTCTTTAACAAGTTCAATGTCATCGATGGGTGCAACCAACATTACAGTTAATGTACAAGAAAAAAGTAGTATGACAAGTACATTAAATTCGCCGAACTCTAATAGTTCAAGTTCAAAAGGCACAAATAATTCTAATTCAAAAAATTCAGGCTCGAAAAATTCAAATAAAAATTCACAAAATAATAGTGGAGGTGCACAGCCAGGAGGAGGTGCACCACCAGGTGGAGGTGGAGTACCGGGTGCAGGCGCTATGAGAGCATCGAGTGGAGGAGGAATGCCTCCGGGAGGTTCAGGAAGACAAGGAAAATCAAGTAGCACTGCAAAAGATATTGATCTTATGACAATGGAACAGATAAATGATTTACAAGAAAATTTTAGCGACGAGATAAGTTCTTTAAGTGTATCGGAAAATGGCAGTTCAGGCAAAGTTAAGAATGATTCAACATATGCTAATATAAGTACAGTGGGTACAAATGTTGGGTATAAAGATGTTAAGAATTTGGAAATGGCCGAAGGAAGGTACCTTTCACAAAATGATATTGATGGAGCAAAAGATGTTGCAGTAGTTTCAGATAAATTAGCATCAAAGATATTTGGAACAAATGTAGATCCCATAAACCAAGATATAAAGGTCTACACATCAAATGCAATTTATACCTACACAATAGTTGGAGTTTATAAATATAAAGCTTCAGGAGGAAATAGAACAACATCTGATGAAAATTTAACTACTGACTTATATATTCCGGTTACTGTAACAAAGAAGACAGCAACTAATAAAAATTATCAGACATTTCAGATAAAAGCCAAAGATGATGTAAATGTTCAATCATTTACTAATGAATTATCAGACTACTTATCGAAGCTTTATGCAAAAAATGCAAAGTTTGAAGCTCAAGCAAGCAATATGGAAAGTATGCTTGAATCAATGACATCAATGATGACTACAGTTGCAGTGGCTATATCTGCTATTGCGGGAATTTCACTCGTAGTTGGTGGAATTGGAGTTATGAATATAATGCTGGTATCTGTTACAGAAAGAACAAGAGAAATAGGAACTAGAAAAGCACTTGGAGCTAAAAGCAGTCATATAAAGATGCAATTTATAGTTGAATCAATTATAATATGCTCGATTGGTGGTATTTTAGGAATATTACTTGGTTTAGGTGCAGGAGCAATTGGTTCAAAAGCCATGGGATATGCAACTACGGTATCACCATTGGTTATTTTAATAAGTTTTTCATTTTCAATGTTTATTGGAGTATTCTTTGGATATTATCCGGCAAAGAAAGCAGCGGAACTAGATCCTATAGAAGCACTTAGATACGAATAG
- a CDS encoding manganese efflux pump: MIFISPLLLAISTNIVTLSVFLSYGIKKIHLSKSNTILLAIVTSVSTFVSMYIGKLILSLIDPKISNIFGAILLSYIGISFIIEYIRLEKKRLGYDTSFYYESYFKYKNILDDPYILNLNKSRNISLKECLALSAAISLNNICTNFAASITGVNLSISVFLNFIISILFVYIGYFNRDINLSNLLIKYSNCISGSVLIAFGIYEIFV; the protein is encoded by the coding sequence ATGATTTTTATATCACCTCTTTTATTAGCTATTTCAACAAATATAGTAACATTATCAGTTTTTTTATCTTATGGAATTAAGAAAATACATTTATCTAAGTCAAATACAATTTTACTTGCAATAGTAACTTCTGTTAGTACATTTGTTTCTATGTATATTGGTAAATTAATTCTGTCCTTAATAGATCCTAAGATCAGTAATATATTTGGTGCTATTCTTTTAAGTTATATTGGTATTTCTTTTATAATTGAATATATTCGCTTAGAAAAAAAACGTCTTGGTTACGATACTTCCTTTTATTATGAAAGTTATTTTAAATATAAAAACATCTTGGATGACCCTTATATTCTAAATTTAAATAAATCTCGTAATATAAGTCTAAAAGAATGTTTAGCTCTTTCTGCTGCAATATCTCTAAACAATATTTGTACAAATTTTGCTGCCAGTATAACAGGTGTTAATCTTAGTATAAGCGTATTTTTAAATTTTATTATTTCCATCTTATTTGTATATATAGGCTATTTTAATCGCGATATTAACCTTTCAAACCTTTTAATTAAATATTCAAATTGTATTTCGGGAAGTGTATTAATCGCTTTTGGAATTTATGAAATTTTTGTTTAA